The Candidatus Coatesbacteria bacterium sequence CCGGCGCCGACGCCGCCGGGCTCACCGCCGCCGGACGCTACGGCGAGCACCTCGGCCTGGCCTTCCAGATCACCGACGACCTGCTCAACGTCGAGGGCACGAAAGAAAAGCTGGGCAAAGCCGTCGGCTCCGACGCCGCCCGCGGCAAGACCACCTACCCCGAACGCTTCGGCCTCGAGGGCTCGCGCGAGAAGGCCGCCGAGACCGTCGAGTCGGCCGTCGAGGAGGCCCGGCGCCTGCCGCGCTCCGAGGTCCTCGTCGCCCTGGCCCGCTACGTCCTCGCCCGCGACCACTGAGCCCGCGCCGCGCCCGGGCCGGGAGACCTTTGAAAAACAAGCCACCGCCCCCCCCCGGCCCCCGGAACCGGCACGGTTTTTGCATCTCGGCGAGGCCGCGGATGTCGGTGGGGTTTCGCCTCCGCAAAAACCGTGCCGGTTCCGGGGGCCGGGCGTTGTCCGGCGCTGATCGAAGATGATCACTGCGGGGGATCGTTTTTCAAAGGTCTCCCGACCGAGGTTCACCAAGTAACGGAGGCTGAACGAGGATGACGGCGCCCGTCGAGCAGCGTCCCCTGGTGATCAAGGGCGGCACCGTCGTCGATCCGGCCCGGGGGCTCTACGCGCCGGCGGACGTCCTGGTCGAGGGCGATCGGATCAGGGCGCTGGAGCGCGGCGTTGTGTGCGCCGGGGCGCGTCAGCTCGACTGCGGCGGCCTGTTCGTGGTTCCCGGCCTGATCGACATGCACGTCCATCTGCGCGAGCCGGGGCTGGAGGACAAGGAGACCATCCGCACGGGCAGCCGGGCCGCGGCCCTGGGCGGCTTCACCTCGATCGCCTGCAAGGCCAATACGGGCCAGTTCGTCGATAACGAGGCCGCCCTGGAGTATGTACGCTCGATCGGCGCCGGGGGCGGTCCGGTCAACGTCTTTCCCATCGCGGCGCTGACCCGGGGGCTGGCCAGCCGCGGGGTGGCGCCGCTGCGCGAGCTGCGCGAGGCCGGCGCCGTGGCCCTCTCCGACGACGGCCATCCGGTGCACGGCGCCCTGCTGCTCTACGCCGCCCTGCGTTACGCCCGGGACCTGGGCTTTCTGGTGATCAGCCACGCCGAGGACGAGCGCCTGTCCGGCGGCGGTGTGGTCGGCGGCGGCTCTTACGCCGTGCGCAGCGGCCTGGAGGGGATCTGTCCCGAGGCCGAGGAGGTCGGTACGGCCCGGGATATTCTGGTGGCCCGCCACACCGGCGTCCCCCTGCACATCGACCACGTCTCGACGGCCCGCTCCGTCGAGCTGATCCGCCGCTACCGTAGGCGGGGCTGCGATCTCTCCGCCGAGGCCACGCCCCACCACTTCACCCTGGATACCGACTCCCTGGAATTGGATTTCGATCCCAACATCAAGATGAACCCGCCGCTGCGCTCGCGGGCCGACCGGCTGGCCGTAATCGCGGGCCTGACCGACGGCACCCTGGAGATCATCGCCAGCGACCACGCCCCCCACACCGTCGCCGAGAAGGACCGGCCGATCCAGCAGGCCCCCTTCGGCGTGGTGGGGTTGGAGACCATGCTGGGGTTGACGTTGACCGAGCTGGTCGAGCCCGGTCACCTCTCCTTCGCCGAGGCGGTGCGCAAGCTGTCGGCCAATCCGGCCCGGCGGCTGGGCCTGGCCGGCCGGGACAGCCTGGTCGAGGGCTCCGTGGCCGACATCACCGTCATCGACCGCGAGGCCTCCTGGACAGTCGATCCGGCGGTCTTCGTCAGCAAGGGCGCCAACACGCCCTTCGCCGGGCGGGAGCTGCGCGGCCGGGCGGTGCATACCGTCGTCGGCGGCCGGGTGGTCGTCGAGCACGGCGAGTTGGTGGTGGACTGATGAACCTGCGGCGGACAGTCAGCGCGTCACTACGCTCCCGACGGGGCTTGACCCTGGTCGAGCTGGTGATCGCCCTGGCAATCTTCGCCGTGATCATGGTGCCGATCGTGCTGATCCTGACCAGCGCCGGGGGCGGCTACGCGGCGACGAGCCAGCGGATCCAACTGGAGCGCCGCGCCCGCCAGGCCCTCGAGGCGATCACCGGCGCCCTGGCCGACGCCGGCGCCGATCCCACGGGGGCGGGCGTTTTCGAGGCCGTGCCCGAGGCCGCGCCGACGGCGGTCACCGTGGCCGCCGATCTGGGCGGCGACGAACCGGGAACACCGCCCGACGGCGACGCCGAGGATCCGGCGGAGCGGCTGGGTTTCCGCCTGCTGCCCGGCGGCGAGCTGGTAGCCGAGGTCCAGCAGCCCGGTGAGGCCTTCGAGCGTCTGAGTCGCACCCTGACCCGCGACGTGCGCGACTTCTCCCTGCGCTACCTCGACCCCCGCGACCGACCCCTCCCGCCGGACAAGCTGACCGAGGACGAGCTGGAGGGGGTGCTGGCCCGGCGGCGCATCCGCAGCATCGAGATCCGCCTCGAGCTGGCCCCGCCCGGAGGAGAAGCGATCGTCTTCACCAGCCGAGTGACCCCGCGCAACCTGGCGGCGACCCGCCTGCCCGGCCCCGGGGGCGGCGGCTTCCCCCGGGGCGAGGAGGCGGCGACCGCGGAAGGCCCCGCCGTCCCCGCCGAGGGCGCTCCACCGACGGGTCCGCCGGAGCTGGTCTCTCAGGGTGCGGCGGCGGAGCTGCGCGGCGCCGGTATCGGCGATCCCGTCGTCATCTTCTATTCTCCCGCCGCCGGGGGACGCCTGGGCGGGCCGACCCCCGTGGCCGCCGCCGCCGAGGACGACGACGGCACCGTGCGCCAGGTCGATTTCTACCTCGACGACCGTGTGCTGGGCGCCGACGGTTACGCCCCCTACCAAACCCCGAGCTACTGGAATCCCCTCTCCGGCGAGTTCGCCGTGGCCGATGGCCACCACCTGCTCTACGCCCTGGCCGTCGACAACCGCAATAACTACGGCTCCGACGCCCTGCTCGTCGAGACCGCCGGTGCCGGCGGACCGGCCCTGCTGCTGGACGCCGCCCATCCCGCCTACCTGGCCGATTCCCGCAACGCCGCCTGCTGGATCGCCAACGGCGGCGACGCCGACCTCGTCGTCACCGAGCTGCGCCCCGCCTGGAACCGCGACGGGCTGCTGCTGGAGAGCGTGGCCCTCGACGGCGACCTCCTCTACAGCTCCAGCGAGGGCTCGGCCTCCGGAGCCTCCGTCCGCCTCGAACAAGCCCTCGTCCTGCCCCCGGGCCAAAGCGGCGAGCTGACCCTGGGCTTCACCGCGGCCCCCGGCGCCCTACGGCCCAGCCTGGAGGAAGCCCGCCTGGCCGTGCTGTTCGCCGACGGCGTCGGCCGACGCTGGGGCGTCCATTGCCTGCTGACACCGACCGCCTTCAAGGTCTCCAACCTGCTGGTCAGCGGCTCCCACTACGCTTCGCGCTGGAGCGACTACTACGAGACGGCCCGGCTGACCGCCGGCGCACGCCCCTACACCGACGAGGACTTCACCCTGACCACCCTGCCGACGAGCTACGAGGCCCCGCTGTGGATCCGGGCCCCCGACGCCGACCGGGTCAAGGGCCTGGACGAACCCGAGCTGGGCGCCGACTACCTCGGCTCGATCCACACCGACAACCGCCTCCACCTCTACCTGCTCTACACCGATGACGCCACACCGCCGCTGTGGATCCGCGACCGCTTCATCGAGAGCGACTACGTCTTCACCACGGACAACCCCCGGGCCGAGCGCCTGCGCCTGTGGCTTGCCGTGGCCCCGCCCGGCGAGATCGTCTTCTACGGCAACCGCTCCGCCGGCGCCTCGGACAACGCCGACTGCATGTACCTGCTGGGCCTGGGCGGTCTGTTCAGCGAATAACAAAAGTAACTTAGCCCCCGTCTTTGCCCCTTGCGACGGCGGGACTTTTGACGTATCTTAGTCGCAAGCTCTCAGCCCGACAACGGTGGCCCATGGTCGTCGACAATCCCAAAGCCCGCTGGCACGCCTTCCTCGACAAGGTCGGCAAGCCGAAAAAGATCAACCCGGCACTCACCGACATCCGCCAGGCCCGCCACGTTTTCAGCCTGAGCGCCGAGTACCGCTACATCG is a genomic window containing:
- a CDS encoding amidohydrolase family protein — translated: MTAPVEQRPLVIKGGTVVDPARGLYAPADVLVEGDRIRALERGVVCAGARQLDCGGLFVVPGLIDMHVHLREPGLEDKETIRTGSRAAALGGFTSIACKANTGQFVDNEAALEYVRSIGAGGGPVNVFPIAALTRGLASRGVAPLRELREAGAVALSDDGHPVHGALLLYAALRYARDLGFLVISHAEDERLSGGGVVGGGSYAVRSGLEGICPEAEEVGTARDILVARHTGVPLHIDHVSTARSVELIRRYRRRGCDLSAEATPHHFTLDTDSLELDFDPNIKMNPPLRSRADRLAVIAGLTDGTLEIIASDHAPHTVAEKDRPIQQAPFGVVGLETMLGLTLTELVEPGHLSFAEAVRKLSANPARRLGLAGRDSLVEGSVADITVIDREASWTVDPAVFVSKGANTPFAGRELRGRAVHTVVGGRVVVEHGELVVD
- a CDS encoding prepilin-type N-terminal cleavage/methylation domain-containing protein, whose amino-acid sequence is MNLRRTVSASLRSRRGLTLVELVIALAIFAVIMVPIVLILTSAGGGYAATSQRIQLERRARQALEAITGALADAGADPTGAGVFEAVPEAAPTAVTVAADLGGDEPGTPPDGDAEDPAERLGFRLLPGGELVAEVQQPGEAFERLSRTLTRDVRDFSLRYLDPRDRPLPPDKLTEDELEGVLARRRIRSIEIRLELAPPGGEAIVFTSRVTPRNLAATRLPGPGGGGFPRGEEAATAEGPAVPAEGAPPTGPPELVSQGAAAELRGAGIGDPVVIFYSPAAGGRLGGPTPVAAAAEDDDGTVRQVDFYLDDRVLGADGYAPYQTPSYWNPLSGEFAVADGHHLLYALAVDNRNNYGSDALLVETAGAGGPALLLDAAHPAYLADSRNAACWIANGGDADLVVTELRPAWNRDGLLLESVALDGDLLYSSSEGSASGASVRLEQALVLPPGQSGELTLGFTAAPGALRPSLEEARLAVLFADGVGRRWGVHCLLTPTAFKVSNLLVSGSHYASRWSDYYETARLTAGARPYTDEDFTLTTLPTSYEAPLWIRAPDADRVKGLDEPELGADYLGSIHTDNRLHLYLLYTDDATPPLWIRDRFIESDYVFTTDNPRAERLRLWLAVAPPGEIVFYGNRSAGASDNADCMYLLGLGGLFSE